A single region of the Deefgea piscis genome encodes:
- the fliE gene encoding flagellar hook-basal body complex protein FliE: MSVQGIDQVLGELRSMSALASGQPVAKAAEAGAPDFAELLKQSIDQVNQVSQGAQAQQAAFQSGDSDANLQDVMVSLQKASLSFQTMVQVRNKLVTAYQEVMNMQV, encoded by the coding sequence ATGAGCGTGCAAGGAATAGATCAGGTTCTCGGCGAATTAAGGTCGATGTCTGCTTTAGCATCTGGTCAGCCAGTAGCGAAAGCAGCTGAAGCAGGGGCGCCTGATTTTGCCGAGTTACTAAAACAATCCATCGACCAAGTGAACCAAGTCTCGCAAGGCGCACAAGCTCAACAAGCGGCTTTTCAGTCGGGCGATTCGGACGCGAATTTACAAGATGTGATGGTTTCATTGCAAAAAGCCAGTTTGAGTTTTCAAACCATGGTGCAAGTACGCAATAAGTTAGTGACTGCCTATCAAGAAGTGATGAATATGCAGGTATAA
- a CDS encoding protein-glutamate methylesterase/protein-glutamine glutaminase has protein sequence MGQKIKVIVVDDSALMRSLLKEVIDTAPDMECVAAAPDPLIAREKIRELNPDVITLDVEMPKMDGLDFLARLMRLKPTPVLMISSLTEKGSEVALRALELGAVDIIAKPKLNIAQGIQDYAEEIREKIRMAAKAKVSALSQPHMAVNYTADAVLSKTVRPLMKSEKLIIVGASTGGTEALKEFLVPMPPDAPGILIAQHMPEMFTKSFANRLDTLCRITVKEAEHGERILPGHAYIAPGHSHLLLGISGANYVCELSQAPPVNRHRPSVDVLFRSAANVAGRNSIGVILTGMGKDGAVGMLEMREAGAHNFAQDEASCVVFGMPKEAIAVGGVNEIVSLKDMAHKVLSWLASNGGRALRI, from the coding sequence ATGGGGCAAAAAATCAAAGTAATTGTCGTTGATGATTCTGCATTGATGCGCAGTCTACTGAAAGAAGTGATTGATACTGCTCCAGATATGGAATGTGTTGCAGCGGCTCCTGATCCACTGATTGCACGAGAAAAAATTAGGGAACTCAATCCAGATGTTATTACACTGGACGTAGAAATGCCGAAAATGGATGGTTTAGATTTTTTGGCTCGTTTAATGCGCTTAAAACCAACGCCGGTACTGATGATTTCTTCTTTGACTGAGAAGGGCTCAGAAGTGGCATTAAGGGCGCTTGAATTAGGTGCTGTGGATATTATCGCCAAGCCAAAATTAAATATTGCGCAAGGCATTCAAGATTACGCAGAAGAAATTAGAGAGAAAATTCGCATGGCGGCAAAGGCGAAAGTAAGTGCATTATCACAGCCGCATATGGCGGTGAATTACACTGCAGATGCGGTCTTATCCAAAACGGTAAGACCGCTGATGAAGTCAGAAAAATTAATTATTGTTGGCGCTTCAACCGGTGGAACAGAAGCATTAAAAGAGTTCCTCGTGCCGATGCCTCCTGATGCGCCGGGAATCTTGATTGCACAGCATATGCCTGAGATGTTTACCAAATCTTTTGCCAATCGTTTAGACACGCTGTGCCGAATTACGGTAAAAGAAGCGGAGCATGGCGAACGTATTTTGCCGGGGCATGCCTATATTGCGCCAGGGCACTCGCATCTTTTGCTGGGCATATCCGGTGCAAATTATGTCTGTGAGCTGTCTCAAGCGCCGCCGGTTAATCGACATCGACCTTCGGTAGATGTTTTATTTAGATCGGCCGCCAATGTGGCCGGCCGTAATTCAATCGGCGTTATTTTGACCGGCATGGGCAAAGACGGTGCGGTTGGCATGCTAGAAATGCGGGAAGCGGGCGCGCATAACTTTGCGCAAGATGAAGCCAGTTGCGTGGTCTTTGGTATGCCAAAAGAAGCCATTGCGGTGGGCGGAGTGAATGAAATTGTCAGTTTGAAAGATATGGCGCACAAAGTATTGTCATGGTTGGCGAGCAATGGTGGCAGGGCACTTAGGATTTAA
- the fliF gene encoding flagellar basal-body MS-ring/collar protein FliF, translated as MAEAGVATDNTIVRAGNFGGLRQRFSEMPAGRKMLAMVMVAIIVAGVVGSLLWSREPAYRILFTNLPDKDGGAVVQSLQQLNIPYKLDAGMISVPAERIYDVRLKLAAQGLPKAANTGFELIDNQKFGVSQFTEQVNYQRAIEGELVRSIESISSVEKARVHLATPKQTVFLRDQQKPSASIVLTLHPGRVLDGGQVAGIIHLVSSSIPGMPVTNVTVVDQDGNLLSRSADLNKGTLDQRQLQYVNTVERGFVERLETILAPIVGKGNVRAEVTAQLDFSEIEQTSETYRPNSPPNAAAIRSLQSLEQAGKSSEEMAMGVPGALSNQPPGAALAPITAPIASGASAILPATQSNSRKEATTNYEVDKTIQHVKQSVGSIKRLSAAVVLNYKAGKDKDGKLSYVPFTPQEMLQINNLVREAIGYNKERGDSVNVVNAAFAESIPLEEKPLQDRALSYVQSNGPDVLKALVILVAVIYLLFFIVRPLMKDITRSREEARITELDLGDMPVGEHFSPDSKGQGSESEDEQQKMSAFADLLQQAKELAKNDPRMVATILREWMAVNTDKSDPNKMN; from the coding sequence ATGGCAGAAGCGGGCGTCGCGACAGATAACACCATAGTTAGGGCAGGAAATTTCGGTGGGCTGCGTCAGCGCTTCAGCGAGATGCCTGCTGGGCGTAAAATGTTGGCCATGGTGATGGTGGCCATTATTGTTGCTGGGGTGGTTGGTTCATTACTGTGGTCACGTGAACCAGCCTATCGCATCTTATTTACCAATTTACCTGATAAAGATGGTGGCGCAGTCGTCCAGTCTTTGCAGCAGCTCAATATCCCCTACAAGCTCGATGCTGGAATGATTTCAGTTCCGGCGGAAAGAATCTACGATGTCCGGCTCAAACTTGCGGCGCAAGGTTTACCTAAAGCGGCCAATACCGGTTTTGAGCTTATCGATAACCAAAAATTTGGTGTTTCTCAGTTTACTGAGCAAGTCAATTATCAACGCGCGATTGAAGGTGAGTTAGTTCGCTCGATTGAAAGTATCTCTTCAGTAGAAAAAGCCCGTGTGCATTTGGCAACGCCAAAGCAAACCGTATTTTTGCGCGATCAGCAAAAACCGTCGGCGTCGATTGTGCTGACCTTGCATCCTGGGCGCGTTCTCGATGGTGGGCAAGTCGCCGGCATTATCCATTTAGTGTCATCCAGTATTCCCGGTATGCCGGTGACCAATGTGACGGTGGTCGATCAAGATGGCAATTTATTGTCACGTTCAGCAGACCTTAATAAGGGCACCTTAGATCAGCGCCAGCTGCAGTATGTCAATACCGTTGAAAGAGGCTTTGTTGAGCGACTGGAAACGATTTTGGCGCCAATTGTGGGTAAAGGGAATGTTCGCGCCGAGGTAACGGCGCAACTCGATTTCTCTGAAATAGAACAAACTTCAGAAACATATCGCCCGAACTCACCGCCGAATGCCGCTGCGATTCGTAGTTTGCAATCATTGGAGCAAGCTGGTAAATCGAGCGAAGAGATGGCGATGGGTGTACCGGGCGCATTATCTAATCAGCCGCCAGGCGCTGCATTAGCGCCGATTACGGCACCGATTGCTTCTGGTGCAAGTGCGATATTGCCGGCAACGCAAAGTAATTCGCGCAAAGAAGCGACCACTAATTATGAAGTGGATAAAACCATTCAGCATGTGAAGCAGTCGGTGGGGTCTATTAAGCGACTGTCTGCCGCTGTGGTACTCAATTACAAGGCTGGCAAAGATAAAGACGGTAAGTTGTCGTATGTGCCGTTCACACCGCAAGAAATGCTACAAATTAATAATCTGGTGCGCGAAGCGATTGGGTATAACAAAGAGCGTGGCGACTCGGTGAATGTGGTGAATGCCGCTTTTGCTGAATCCATTCCTTTGGAAGAAAAACCATTACAAGATCGCGCTTTAAGTTATGTGCAAAGCAATGGCCCAGACGTCTTAAAAGCGCTGGTGATTTTAGTCGCGGTCATTTATTTGCTCTTCTTTATCGTTCGACCGCTGATGAAAGACATCACGCGTTCTCGTGAAGAAGCTCGTATCACCGAGCTTGATTTAGGGGATATGCCTGTTGGTGAGCATTTCTCGCCAGATTCGAAAGGGCAGGGTAGTGAGAGCGAAGACGAGCAGCAGAAAATGTCTGCCTTTGCTGACCTATTGCAACAAGCCAAAGAATTGGCCAAAAATGACCCGCGCATGGTCGCTACGATTTTGCGTGAATGGATGGCGGTTAATACCGATAAATCCGATCCGAATAAAATGAATTAG
- a CDS encoding sigma-54-dependent transcriptional regulator, producing MALPVLIVEDDDALREALLDTLELGGYPALAAEDGLAALELLKIHRVGMVISDVQMQPMDGDTLLKEIKAQYPWLPVMLMTAYGVIDRAVSALHAGACHYLPKPFEPDLLLAQVEKYRLPDMEGDDVLADAPAMRQLMAIARRAAMADASIMLTGESGVGKEVMARYIHRHSPRANKPFVAINCAAIPEQLLESTLFGHEKGAFTGAASHHIGKFEQAQGGTLLLDEVTEMPLALQAKLLRVLQERELERVGGVKSISLNIRILATSNRDLSLEVKAGRFREDLFYRLNVFPLRIPALRERLEDLIPLARSMLSTYSVAYQRRLPNLTPAAEQALKAHRWLGNIRELDNVIQRALILAPGDEIAVEHLYLPSDAANTAASLSDCQTAEINTAEINTAEINTASGNIKDMEKNLILEALKSTQGVRKAAAEKLGMSERTLRYKLAQYREQDGNLPI from the coding sequence ATGGCTTTACCGGTATTAATTGTAGAAGATGATGATGCCCTGCGAGAGGCATTGCTTGATACGCTTGAATTGGGAGGATACCCAGCCTTGGCCGCCGAGGATGGTTTGGCGGCTTTAGAGTTATTAAAAATACATCGGGTCGGTATGGTTATTTCCGACGTGCAAATGCAGCCGATGGATGGCGATACCCTTCTGAAAGAAATCAAAGCGCAATATCCTTGGTTGCCCGTGATGTTGATGACGGCTTACGGCGTCATTGATCGCGCGGTCTCCGCGCTGCATGCCGGCGCTTGTCATTATTTGCCCAAACCTTTTGAGCCGGATTTATTGTTGGCGCAAGTAGAAAAATATCGCCTACCCGATATGGAAGGGGATGATGTTTTGGCCGATGCGCCGGCAATGCGTCAGTTAATGGCGATTGCTCGCCGAGCTGCGATGGCTGATGCTTCGATTATGTTGACTGGGGAGTCTGGGGTCGGCAAAGAAGTCATGGCTCGGTACATTCATCGTCACAGCCCTCGGGCGAATAAACCGTTTGTAGCGATTAATTGCGCCGCAATTCCTGAGCAATTACTTGAGTCAACCTTGTTTGGTCATGAAAAGGGCGCCTTTACTGGGGCGGCAAGTCATCACATCGGTAAATTTGAACAGGCGCAAGGCGGTACTTTATTGCTCGATGAAGTCACCGAAATGCCGTTGGCTTTGCAGGCCAAATTACTGCGTGTATTACAAGAGCGAGAATTGGAGCGCGTTGGTGGCGTGAAATCGATTAGCTTGAATATTCGTATCTTGGCCACCAGCAATCGTGATTTAAGCCTTGAGGTTAAAGCCGGGCGTTTTCGCGAAGATTTATTTTATCGTTTGAATGTATTTCCTTTGCGTATTCCAGCGCTGCGCGAACGCTTGGAAGACTTAATCCCTTTGGCACGATCTATGCTTTCTACGTATTCAGTTGCTTACCAGCGACGGTTGCCAAATTTGACGCCAGCAGCAGAGCAGGCGCTTAAAGCGCATCGCTGGTTGGGGAATATTCGTGAGTTAGATAATGTGATTCAGCGGGCTTTAATTTTAGCGCCAGGGGATGAAATTGCCGTCGAGCATCTGTACTTGCCATCGGATGCGGCAAATACTGCCGCTAGTTTGAGCGATTGCCAGACAGCCGAAATCAATACAGCCGAAATCAATACAGCCGAAATCAATACCGCCTCTGGCAATATTAAAGACATGGAAAAAAATCTAATTCTTGAAGCATTGAAGTCAACGCAAGGGGTGAGGAAAGCCGCTGCTGAGAAACTGGGGATGAGCGAGCGAACTTTGCGCTATAAATTGGCACAATACCGTGAACAAGACGGAAATTTACCAATTTGA